The window ACCATCGTGGCTCAACAGGGCAGCAATGTTCCCCGCTCGCGCAACGCCATGATCAACGGGGAGCAATCCAACCATATTTATCAGAAGCTTGACGACTTCGACTACTTCCTGTGCGTCGACGCGGACACGGGCTTTGCAGTGGAACATGTCCACCAACTCATCGCCCATGACCTCGATATCGTCAGCGGCGCATATCTGCACAAGCAGAACAAGAAACAGATGGTCGCCGGATGGTTCAGCGGGATAGAGGGCATCTCCTTAAAGGAAAACCGAGTGTCTGCCGACAGAACCGGCCTCTTTGAAGTGGACTGGTGCGGCGCAGGCTTTCTCCTGCTCAAGCGGGAAGCGCTGGAGTCCATGCCCTACCCGTGGTTCACCTGTATCGAAGTCGAATACGACAGCCCGGAAGGCAAATGCGCGCAGATCACCAGCGACGACATCGGCTTCTGCATGAAAGCCCGCCAAAACGGAAAGAAGATTATGCTGGACGCGGATTGCCGCGTTGCTCACGTGGCCCATCCCAACGAAAAAGGTGGCTCCCTACCTGATGCGCTCAACGACCTGCTTCGCAGCCGCGAGACCATCATCAAGCACGTTCAGGCCATGACCGAGGAGAACAAGCTGCTCAAGGAAAAACTGAGCAGCGACTAGCCGTTTTTACGAAACCACCATTTGAGTTTGAGTCGTTCCCAATAGGTAAAGGGAGGCTTGATAGCATTTTCCGGACGAGAATCAAACAGCAAGTCCAAGACATGGTGTGCGTCCATTGACTTTCCAAGTGACCCCACGCATCCGGCACAGGATGTAACCACGGCCCGTTTACCCACAAGAGCTTCCTGCTCTTTGGTCCACATATCAGCCAACTCCGGTCGCACAAAGGAGACCATGCCGCCTTCGCCACAACATGTGGTGAGTCTGCGTTCCTTACGCCCCGCCTTAAACGATACTCCGCAACGCTTGCTCAGGATTCGAACCGCATCCTGCACGCCCCCTTCGTGCCGAATAACGCATGGATCATGCACGACCGCATCCATTTCAACTCGAGTATCGGCTTCGACACCAACTTCTGCGAGCAGTTCATAAGCGGTCACTACGTCAATGTCCTTACCGTACTGGGAGAAAATATTGTGACAATTGGGGCAGGTGGTCACCACCCGTTTCACCCCGGCACGAGAGAGCTTTCCATGCAGCCGCCCAAAGCGCTCCTTGAAGACAGCCTCACGACCCAGATCATGAGACGGCTTGGCACAGCATCCCAATGCGATACCGAGATCTGGTAGATGATCTCTCAGGGCAAGGAACAACTGACGAGTGGTGTCCGGCCGGGTTCCCGGCACTGTGCAGCCTGGAAACAGCACGGTGTCGCCACCTTCGGGAAGTCGAAGCATGGAAAACAGAGAACTGGCACCCAATGCTTCGTAAGTCAGAATGGGAGCATAGAGCTTCAAATCCACTTTGCCAGCCCGGACCATTGCCCGGCGCATCTCCCGGAACATCTCCACAGGACGCAAACCTTCGGGACAAAGGGCCCCGCACAACCCGCACAGGCTGCACGCAAAAGGATCTGGCCACTCTTCGGGCGGCAATTTAGCCACCTTGACCGCTATCTCATACGGAGTGCCGAACTCTTTCAGAAACCGGCAGGACTTCCAGCAGACACCACAATCAGTACATTTTGAGAGAATTGCTTGGGTGCGGCCACCTGCATCGATTCGGTCTATGGATTCCATAGAGGCGAACCTATGCTTTGCTCAAATGAAAAGCAACATCCTACTTAAATCCACATTCTGTAGAGGCTAATGATTGTACATCTACAAAAAATAGACCTTTTAAAAACAGTATGAATTGAATGCCGCCGATCTATCCACCACTAAACCATCATTACTATTTGATATTTAATGAAAAAATCAATTTATCCACGATTTATTCAATCATGGCACAAGTCTTGCGATTACTAAGACAAACATAACCATCACGGAGAAACCGACATGACCAGCAACAGACGAAATAACAAGACGCGACGCGGCATAGCAGCCGTTGAAGTCGGTTTGTTGTTGCCCGTGTTCATGATGCTCCTGATGGGGATTATGGATTTTGGCCGCATGTACTGGACGCAGAGCGTAGTACGTGGCGCGGCCTATGAAGGTGTTCGTGTTGCCATCCTGTCCGAAACGACCAACGCACAAGTTGAATCCACGGTCCTGGAAGAGCTTAACATTGGTGGAATCACTGACACCGCATCCGTTTCCGTAGGAGCCAGAGAGCCCTCAACCCCCGTAGATGTCACCGTATCCGTACCCTTTACTTTCATCGCAGTGGACAACCTCATCCCGACCCTTTCCGGGGTCAGCACCATTTCGGCGACTGCCGTCATGACGCACGAGAGGTAAACCATGCGACGCGACACCGAAGGAAGACAAGGCGCCACCATCGCCGAATTCGCATTCACCCTCGCCCTGCTCATGGCCCCTCTGTTTGCAGGAGTATGGGATGTATCCAAGTTCATCGACATCAATCAGGTATTGACGCGCGCCGCCCGTGACGGTGTGGTCGCTGCATCACGCGGCGAGGACCCCACCGCCATGATCAAGGATTACGTAGCAGCGGCAGGCCTGTTCCCCGAAGACCTCATCATCTCCATAGTCCAAGGGCCTGAACAGCCGGGTTTAGGGGAAGAGGTAAGTGTCCAGCTCGCCTATGATTTCTCCGGCTACACCATCTTTCCCTGGGAAGACTTCCTGCCTAACGGCCTGACCACTTCGGCCTACGCCAAGATGGAGTAGATATGATATCCCGATTAAGTAATTTCCGACGCGACCAGCGAGGCATCGCCAGTGTCCTCGTCGGTCTGACAATGATGGTCCTCATGGGATTTGCAGCCCTTGCCGTCGACCTCGGACAGGCCCATCTCAAGCGCGGCGCCTTGCAAACCGCGGCAGACGCCGGCGCCCTTGCCGGTGCCAACTCCCTGCTGGCCGAAGGCAATGACTATGACCAGCTCAGAGTCATCGTAAAGAACTACGCCAAGCGCAACCTCGTTGACGAAGACATGTCGGATCTCGCCATTACCGACGATGATATTCTGTTCCTCAAGGACGGCGTCCCTGTTTCGGAAGACGCCAATCAGGTGGAAGTCAGCATCAACCGCCTCCAGTCACGCGGAAACCCGCTTGAATTGTACTTCGGTAAGATTCTCGGCGTACCGAACATGGACCTCAGAGCAGTATCGCGCGCCGGTATCGTCGGCATCTGCTCCAGCAAGTGTGTGAAGCCCTTTGTGGTCCCCACCAAGTTCAACTGGAATGACCAGGCTGCCCCCGGCACCAAGTATTATGAGAATGGAGAGATGGACGTCGAGAGTCCACAAGAAGTGGATTCCGTGGATATCATCGGCTACGGCCAGGATGACATAGGCACACAAATCATCATCAAGCCCGGCGATCCCAGCCTTGCCATCACCCCCGGCCAGTACAACCTCGTTGACCTGCCTCCTGCCAACAAGGGCTCTCCTATCACGGGTGCCGACGCCGTTCGCGAAAACATCGCAGGCTGCACTGGCTCCAATAGCCTTTAC of the Pseudodesulfovibrio sp. zrk46 genome contains:
- a CDS encoding TadE family protein, which codes for MRRDTEGRQGATIAEFAFTLALLMAPLFAGVWDVSKFIDINQVLTRAARDGVVAASRGEDPTAMIKDYVAAAGLFPEDLIISIVQGPEQPGLGEEVSVQLAYDFSGYTIFPWEDFLPNGLTTSAYAKME
- a CDS encoding pilus assembly protein TadG-related protein produces the protein MISRLSNFRRDQRGIASVLVGLTMMVLMGFAALAVDLGQAHLKRGALQTAADAGALAGANSLLAEGNDYDQLRVIVKNYAKRNLVDEDMSDLAITDDDILFLKDGVPVSEDANQVEVSINRLQSRGNPLELYFGKILGVPNMDLRAVSRAGIVGICSSKCVKPFVVPTKFNWNDQAAPGTKYYENGEMDVESPQEVDSVDIIGYGQDDIGTQIIIKPGDPSLAITPGQYNLVDLPPANKGSPITGADAVRENIAGCTGSNSLYPVGPGDELLLEPGNSAGPVKQGTGDLIGEDPYAYWDSSTKSIEGSIFPDPLDSPRVALMAFYDPKQPPQSGRNSIIVYELGAFFIESVDSVGNVTARFMNTVAVDPESTDDSDCMLRMSRIMLDSSRQ
- a CDS encoding TadE/TadG family type IV pilus assembly protein → MTSNRRNNKTRRGIAAVEVGLLLPVFMMLLMGIMDFGRMYWTQSVVRGAAYEGVRVAILSETTNAQVESTVLEELNIGGITDTASVSVGAREPSTPVDVTVSVPFTFIAVDNLIPTLSGVSTISATAVMTHER
- a CDS encoding (Fe-S)-binding protein, translated to MESIDRIDAGGRTQAILSKCTDCGVCWKSCRFLKEFGTPYEIAVKVAKLPPEEWPDPFACSLCGLCGALCPEGLRPVEMFREMRRAMVRAGKVDLKLYAPILTYEALGASSLFSMLRLPEGGDTVLFPGCTVPGTRPDTTRQLFLALRDHLPDLGIALGCCAKPSHDLGREAVFKERFGRLHGKLSRAGVKRVVTTCPNCHNIFSQYGKDIDVVTAYELLAEVGVEADTRVEMDAVVHDPCVIRHEGGVQDAVRILSKRCGVSFKAGRKERRLTTCCGEGGMVSFVRPELADMWTKEQEALVGKRAVVTSCAGCVGSLGKSMDAHHVLDLLFDSRPENAIKPPFTYWERLKLKWWFRKNG